A window of Haliscomenobacter hydrossis DSM 1100 contains these coding sequences:
- a CDS encoding c-type cytochrome domain-containing protein has product MLTFLGRFHPLLVHLPIGILLLAVLFAGLSRWERFRHLRDVVSFTLLMGTLAAIFSCATGYLLSLSGEYDFVLLNQHRNLGIAVAVWGVLMLLLNKTALGKKWGFLFNLVLLGLVSGAGHLGGSLTHGGDYLTQALPEPYRNWFGLPPLALAKGKIDNIPEANVYAAVVAPLMQEKCISCHGSSKQKGKLRLDAPEFIDKGGKNGAIVIAGKVADSELMKRLLLPKSDEHHMPPKEKNQLSEAEIKLLHWWIESGAQYDKKVKELPQSAEIQPLLAALQNGSAEATVTPSIWPEVKVGVPDAKAVQALSAAGAVVLPLGQENNFLSVNFINVPKAGAKELALLTPLAQQIVSLRLSGTAIGDKELNALVELPHLTKLFLDGSKISDAGLQKLQSAKYLNYLNLVNTKVSKAGLAHLKNIKSLREVYVFQTAIKGQQDWQELKRLLPKVTIDTGGYVVKTLVSDTTQVTEAPPKVQ; this is encoded by the coding sequence ATGCTCACATTCCTAGGTCGTTTTCATCCCTTATTGGTTCATTTGCCCATTGGTATCCTCCTGCTGGCTGTTCTATTTGCCGGGTTAAGCCGCTGGGAACGCTTTCGGCATTTGCGCGATGTAGTCAGCTTTACGCTGTTGATGGGCACTCTTGCCGCCATTTTTTCCTGCGCCACGGGCTATTTATTGTCTTTGAGTGGAGAGTATGATTTTGTTCTGCTGAACCAGCACCGTAACCTGGGCATTGCCGTAGCCGTATGGGGGGTATTGATGCTTTTGCTGAACAAAACTGCTTTGGGTAAAAAATGGGGGTTTCTGTTTAACCTGGTTTTGCTGGGTTTGGTCAGTGGTGCCGGGCACCTGGGTGGCTCCCTGACGCACGGAGGCGACTACCTGACCCAGGCTTTGCCAGAGCCTTATCGGAATTGGTTCGGGTTGCCCCCACTGGCTTTAGCAAAAGGGAAAATTGACAACATTCCCGAGGCCAACGTATACGCTGCCGTAGTAGCGCCGCTGATGCAAGAAAAATGCATCAGTTGTCATGGCAGCTCCAAGCAAAAAGGGAAATTGCGGCTAGATGCGCCCGAGTTCATTGACAAGGGTGGAAAAAATGGAGCCATTGTCATCGCTGGAAAAGTAGCCGACAGTGAGCTGATGAAACGTTTGCTCTTGCCAAAATCGGATGAACACCACATGCCGCCCAAAGAAAAAAACCAACTCAGTGAAGCCGAGATCAAACTCCTGCACTGGTGGATCGAATCCGGGGCGCAATACGATAAAAAAGTAAAAGAGCTGCCACAGTCTGCTGAAATCCAGCCACTACTGGCCGCACTCCAAAATGGAAGCGCTGAGGCTACGGTCACGCCTTCTATCTGGCCGGAAGTAAAGGTCGGGGTTCCTGATGCCAAAGCCGTCCAGGCTTTGTCTGCTGCCGGGGCGGTGGTTTTGCCCCTCGGCCAAGAGAACAACTTTCTTTCGGTCAATTTCATCAATGTGCCCAAAGCTGGTGCCAAGGAATTGGCTTTGTTGACACCACTTGCCCAGCAAATCGTTTCCTTGCGTTTGAGTGGCACGGCCATCGGTGATAAGGAGTTGAATGCACTGGTGGAACTGCCTCATTTGACCAAACTGTTTCTGGACGGCAGCAAAATCAGTGACGCCGGGTTGCAAAAATTGCAATCGGCCAAGTACTTGAACTACCTCAATTTGGTCAATACCAAAGTGAGCAAAGCCGGTTTGGCCCATTTAAAAAACATCAAAAGTTTACGCGAGGTCTACGTGTTTCAAACCGCAATCAAAGGGCAACAGGACTGGCAGGAATTGAAACGTTTGTTGCCCAAAGTCACCATTGATACGGGTGGCTATGTGGTCAAAACTTTGGTGTCGGATACTACACAGGTCACGGAAGCACCGCCGAAAGTGCAATGA
- a CDS encoding DUF1501 domain-containing protein yields MNPSKFNIYQEALLNSAAFSTRRLFLKHCGMGLGAAALGQLLGSCAPTTGNANPGVLYDPNNPMMPRAPHFPGKAKSVIYLHMAGAPSQLEMFDFKPDLAKLDGQLCPESLLAGKRFAFIRGVPKMLGPCANFKQRGQSGAWVSDYLPHFAELADEVSFLKAVHTDQFNHAPAQLMMQTGSARLGRPSIGSWVTYGLGSENSNLPGFVVLTSGGQNPDAGKTVWGSGFLPSVYQGVQCRSAGEPVLYLQDPHGIDRDLRKASIDAINEVNRKTYEEFQDPEILSRIAQYEMAYRMQVSAPEVMNISDEPAYIQEMYGVKPGKESFANNALLARKLVEKGVRFVQLYDWGWDTHGTGADGAVDIGLINKCREIDKSMSALILDLKQRGLLDETLIVWGSEFGRTPMQENRNGLELPFKGRDHHADAFTMWMCGGGVKKGVSYGETDEIGFSPVSGRVSVFDVQATILNQLGFNHEKFTYQFQGRPFRLTDVEGEVIQAIV; encoded by the coding sequence ATGAACCCATCAAAATTCAACATATACCAGGAAGCGCTACTGAATAGTGCGGCATTTTCCACCCGGCGTTTGTTCCTCAAACATTGTGGAATGGGACTTGGCGCCGCCGCATTGGGGCAACTCCTGGGTTCCTGTGCCCCCACAACTGGGAATGCCAACCCGGGGGTCTTGTACGATCCCAACAATCCCATGATGCCCCGTGCGCCTCACTTTCCGGGCAAGGCCAAGTCGGTGATTTACCTGCACATGGCGGGCGCCCCTTCTCAATTGGAAATGTTTGATTTCAAACCCGATTTGGCCAAGCTGGACGGGCAACTTTGTCCAGAGTCGCTCCTGGCTGGCAAACGTTTTGCCTTCATTCGGGGGGTGCCCAAAATGCTGGGGCCTTGTGCCAATTTTAAACAACGGGGACAGTCCGGCGCCTGGGTTTCGGATTATTTGCCCCACTTTGCCGAGCTGGCCGACGAAGTTTCCTTCCTCAAAGCCGTGCACACCGATCAGTTCAACCACGCCCCCGCGCAATTGATGATGCAAACGGGTAGCGCCCGCTTGGGACGCCCCAGTATTGGTTCCTGGGTAACGTATGGTTTGGGCTCTGAAAACAGCAATTTACCAGGGTTTGTCGTCCTGACTTCGGGTGGACAAAACCCCGATGCGGGAAAAACCGTGTGGGGCTCCGGTTTTTTGCCTTCGGTTTACCAGGGCGTGCAATGCCGTTCGGCGGGAGAGCCGGTGCTTTACCTGCAAGATCCCCACGGCATCGACCGCGATCTGCGCAAAGCATCCATCGATGCCATCAACGAAGTGAACCGCAAAACCTACGAAGAATTTCAGGACCCGGAAATATTGTCGCGCATCGCCCAATACGAGATGGCCTACCGGATGCAAGTTTCCGCGCCGGAAGTGATGAACATCAGCGATGAACCCGCCTACATCCAGGAAATGTACGGCGTAAAACCCGGCAAAGAATCTTTTGCCAACAACGCCCTGCTGGCCCGCAAACTGGTGGAAAAAGGCGTGCGTTTTGTACAATTGTACGACTGGGGCTGGGATACCCACGGAACCGGTGCAGATGGGGCCGTAGACATCGGTTTGATCAACAAATGCCGGGAAATCGATAAGTCGATGAGTGCCCTGATCCTCGACCTCAAACAAAGGGGCTTGTTGGATGAAACGCTTATCGTGTGGGGTTCTGAGTTTGGTCGCACCCCCATGCAAGAAAACCGCAACGGGCTTGAATTGCCCTTCAAAGGCCGCGATCATCATGCCGATGCTTTCACCATGTGGATGTGTGGTGGCGGGGTAAAAAAGGGCGTTTCCTATGGCGAAACCGACGAAATTGGCTTCAGTCCGGTGAGCGGCCGCGTATCGGTTTTTGACGTGCAGGCCACCATCCTCAATCAATTGGGTTTTAATCACGAAAAATTCACTTACCAATTCCAGGGTCGCCCCTTCCGTTTGACAGATGTGGAAGGTGAGGTGATTCAGGCGATTGTATAG
- the mqnB gene encoding futalosine hydrolase: MKNLLLVAATEFEIAPILKWLETLKAPEANLKFSFPELEVTVLTTGVGLPLAMFQLTRALTLARFDLVINAGIAGALDKQLELGAVVQVVSETFADLGVEEADGSFTDLFKLNLINPVAPPFQDGKMVNTFGSAYDFLPKVHGITVNKVHGYAPSIDNLKRHTNAKVESMEGAAVFYTCLMYQMPFLEIRSISNYVEPRNRDAWEIALAIENLNDVLKNMLAGLLENRYE; encoded by the coding sequence ATGAAGAATTTACTGCTAGTAGCGGCTACGGAATTTGAAATTGCGCCAATCTTGAAATGGTTAGAAACGCTAAAAGCGCCGGAAGCCAACCTGAAATTCAGTTTTCCAGAGTTAGAAGTGACTGTGTTAACGACCGGAGTGGGTTTGCCTTTGGCCATGTTTCAACTCACCCGGGCCTTGACCCTTGCCCGGTTTGATTTGGTAATCAATGCGGGCATTGCGGGTGCTTTGGACAAACAATTGGAGTTGGGCGCAGTCGTTCAGGTGGTATCCGAAACGTTTGCCGATTTGGGGGTAGAAGAAGCCGATGGAAGTTTCACTGATTTGTTTAAACTCAACCTGATCAATCCCGTAGCGCCCCCGTTTCAGGATGGAAAAATGGTCAATACTTTCGGTTCCGCTTATGATTTTTTGCCCAAAGTACATGGGATAACGGTGAATAAAGTGCACGGCTATGCGCCAAGTATCGACAACCTCAAGCGCCATACCAATGCCAAAGTGGAGAGTATGGAAGGCGCAGCGGTGTTTTACACTTGTTTGATGTACCAAATGCCTTTTTTGGAAATTCGCTCCATTTCCAATTACGTGGAACCCCGCAACCGCGATGCCTGGGAGATCGCCCTGGCCATTGAAAACCTGAACGATGTGCTCAAAAACATGCTTGCGGGCTTGCTGGAGAATCGCTACGAATAG
- a CDS encoding DUF1553 domain-containing protein: MLQNSRYFLFSISLLLLLLLLANWVGLNQEAVHFNSQVKPILNKKCISCHGGVKKNGGFSMMNREEMLRPNESGKPAIVPGKPGESELMRRITSHDPEERMPYEASPLSTKEIGILRQWIKEGAIWGTHWAYVPVQPVKVPAINGFLGLFSAKGSSWANTPIDKFIYTTLKEQQLSPSPRADKATLLRRVSLDLIGLPAPDSIARAYLQDQSPQAFEKLVDALLASPRFGERWASMWLDLARYADTKGYERDPGRQIWRYRDWLIRALNADMPYDQFLTEQIAGDLLPNPSDEQYLATAFHRNTSTNDEGGTDNEEFRVAAVLDRVNATFEGVLGTTFACTQCHGHPYEDIKHEEYYRVLAYFNNTRDEDTYEDYPLLRHYPTADSVKLDSLCTWVAKVSTPQRSMEMYTFLKTLQPSIYSIAGDRFVNCELYDTKTLIMRKDASARFKQVDISGKTKLICKVQTHVEGGRWEIHQDSTNGPLVTAIDLPDTKRAWKIMELDVKAPQGKHDLYWVYKNPGIKEITQGGMGFDWFYFTDAFPAEGHPEAKKYQADFWHLLNSRPPSTPIAIENPVHMRRTTQVFERGNWIVKGKEVQVGVPKLLGNVPQNAPNNRLGFVQWLVDKKNPLTARTMVNRLWEQVFGMGLVETLEDLGSQGANPTHPELLDYLAWQFMHQQQWSIKTALKHMLCTNTYQQRAEASPELYEKDPYNRYYARGPRVRLSAEQVRDQALALSGLLSTKMYGPGVMPFQPEGIWASPYGNEKWVLSEGEDRYRRAVYTYHKRTSPYPSMLTFDGTTRDVCTARRIRTNTPLQALVTLNDPVYIDAAQALAERMQQLAGQDVKKQIAKGYYLALKRKIAPNKQAVLEELHEKALKKYRSNPKLADELFGTEKVKDPPGSAAMVVVANALLNLDEVITKN; the protein is encoded by the coding sequence ATGCTTCAAAACAGTCGTTATTTCCTTTTCAGCATCAGTTTGCTATTGTTGCTGCTGTTGTTGGCCAATTGGGTCGGACTAAACCAGGAGGCCGTGCATTTCAATTCCCAGGTAAAACCTATTTTAAATAAAAAATGCATTTCCTGCCACGGGGGGGTAAAAAAGAACGGTGGTTTCAGCATGATGAACCGGGAAGAAATGCTGCGCCCCAATGAATCGGGAAAACCGGCCATAGTGCCCGGGAAGCCCGGCGAAAGTGAACTGATGCGCCGCATCACCTCCCACGATCCCGAAGAGCGGATGCCTTACGAGGCAAGTCCACTTTCTACTAAGGAAATTGGGATCTTGCGGCAATGGATCAAGGAAGGCGCAATTTGGGGTACGCATTGGGCTTATGTGCCCGTGCAGCCAGTAAAAGTACCCGCCATCAATGGCTTTTTGGGTTTGTTTTCGGCCAAAGGAAGTTCCTGGGCCAACACCCCCATCGATAAATTCATCTACACCACACTAAAAGAACAGCAACTTAGCCCTTCGCCCCGTGCCGACAAAGCAACCTTGTTGCGGCGGGTGAGCCTGGATTTGATTGGCCTGCCTGCTCCTGATTCGATTGCCCGTGCGTATCTGCAAGACCAGAGTCCTCAGGCCTTCGAAAAACTGGTCGACGCTCTACTGGCCTCCCCCCGTTTTGGCGAGCGTTGGGCTTCGATGTGGCTGGATTTGGCCCGCTATGCCGACACCAAGGGGTACGAACGCGACCCTGGCCGGCAAATCTGGCGCTACCGCGATTGGCTCATCCGGGCGCTCAATGCGGACATGCCCTACGATCAATTTTTGACCGAACAAATCGCCGGAGATTTGCTCCCGAACCCCAGCGACGAACAATACCTCGCTACCGCCTTCCACCGCAATACCAGCACCAATGATGAAGGGGGAACCGACAATGAAGAATTTCGGGTAGCAGCGGTGCTCGACCGGGTCAATGCGACGTTTGAAGGGGTGCTGGGCACCACTTTTGCCTGTACCCAATGCCATGGTCACCCCTACGAAGACATCAAACACGAAGAATATTACCGCGTTTTGGCTTATTTCAACAATACCCGTGACGAAGACACTTACGAAGATTACCCCCTACTGCGCCACTACCCCACTGCCGATAGTGTAAAACTGGATAGCCTCTGCACCTGGGTAGCCAAAGTAAGTACCCCCCAGCGCAGCATGGAGATGTATACTTTCCTCAAAACCTTACAACCCTCCATCTATTCCATTGCTGGTGATCGTTTTGTCAATTGTGAATTGTACGATACCAAGACCTTGATCATGCGTAAAGATGCCTCGGCTCGGTTCAAACAGGTGGACATCAGCGGCAAAACCAAACTGATCTGTAAGGTACAAACCCATGTGGAAGGGGGGCGTTGGGAGATCCACCAGGACAGTACCAACGGGCCACTGGTTACTGCGATTGATTTGCCCGACACCAAACGGGCTTGGAAAATCATGGAACTGGACGTCAAGGCACCGCAAGGCAAACACGATCTGTATTGGGTATACAAAAACCCGGGAATCAAAGAAATTACCCAGGGGGGCATGGGTTTTGACTGGTTTTATTTCACCGATGCTTTTCCGGCTGAAGGCCATCCCGAAGCCAAAAAATACCAGGCCGATTTTTGGCATTTGCTCAATTCACGTCCCCCAAGCACTCCCATTGCCATAGAGAATCCGGTGCACATGCGGCGAACTACGCAGGTGTTTGAACGGGGCAACTGGATCGTCAAAGGCAAAGAAGTACAAGTGGGAGTACCCAAATTATTGGGCAATGTGCCCCAAAATGCCCCCAACAACCGCCTGGGTTTTGTGCAGTGGCTGGTCGATAAAAAAAATCCGCTCACTGCGCGTACGATGGTGAACCGACTCTGGGAGCAAGTATTCGGCATGGGACTGGTAGAGACTCTGGAAGACCTCGGCTCACAAGGTGCTAATCCCACTCACCCGGAGTTGCTCGATTACCTGGCCTGGCAATTCATGCATCAGCAACAATGGAGCATCAAGACGGCCCTGAAACACATGTTGTGTACCAATACGTATCAGCAAAGAGCCGAAGCCAGTCCGGAATTGTACGAAAAAGACCCCTACAATCGCTACTATGCCCGCGGGCCCAGAGTGCGGCTCAGTGCCGAACAAGTACGCGATCAAGCCCTGGCCTTGAGTGGGTTGTTGAGCACTAAAATGTACGGCCCAGGAGTGATGCCTTTCCAACCCGAAGGCATTTGGGCCAGTCCTTACGGCAACGAAAAATGGGTATTGAGCGAAGGGGAAGACCGCTACCGCCGCGCCGTGTACACCTACCACAAACGCACCAGCCCCTACCCTTCCATGCTGACTTTTGATGGGACTACCCGCGACGTTTGCACGGCTCGGCGCATCCGCACCAATACGCCCTTGCAAGCGCTGGTTACGCTGAATGACCCTGTGTACATCGATGCAGCTCAGGCATTAGCCGAACGTATGCAACAGTTGGCGGGTCAGGACGTGAAAAAACAAATTGCCAAGGGGTATTATTTGGCCTTGAAACGCAAAATAGCGCCTAACAAACAGGCGGTTTTGGAAGAACTCCATGAAAAAGCCTTGAAGAAATACCGCAGCAATCCCAAATTGGCGGATGAATTATTCGGTACCGAAAAAGTAAAAGACCCGCCCGGCAGTGCCGCCATGGTGGTGGTTGCCAACGCATTACTCAACCTGGATGAAGTCATTACCAAAAACTAG
- a CDS encoding sugar phosphate isomerase/epimerase family protein, which yields MQNRRKFLAQTLTASTGLFLDNFAALAETPLSFTIPADFSLKMLATSWGFPGTIDEFCAKAKKAGYDGIEVWAPTKSEDRYALNKATQANGLEVGFLVGSSSTDFKEHFTQFIQALKNAAALKPLYINCHSGKDYFTLEQAQNIIELSITAAKVAGIPLYHETHRGRICYSAPITRTLLERIPGMRLTLDISHWCVVHESLLADQKDTVDLALSRTDHIHARVGHQEGPQVTDPRAPEWADALKAHLAWWDKVVEMKVAQNQPMTILTEFGPPMYLPTVPYTRQPLADQWAINVHMMELLRSRYLVKK from the coding sequence ATGCAAAACCGACGCAAATTTTTAGCCCAAACCCTAACCGCCAGTACTGGCCTGTTTTTAGACAATTTTGCTGCATTGGCCGAAACCCCTTTGTCTTTTACCATACCTGCCGATTTTTCATTAAAAATGCTGGCCACCAGTTGGGGATTTCCAGGTACCATTGATGAATTTTGTGCCAAAGCCAAAAAAGCAGGTTACGATGGTATTGAAGTGTGGGCACCCACCAAGAGTGAAGATCGTTATGCCCTGAATAAAGCAACCCAAGCCAATGGTTTGGAGGTTGGTTTTTTGGTAGGTTCGAGCAGTACTGATTTTAAGGAGCATTTTACCCAGTTTATCCAAGCGCTAAAAAATGCTGCGGCACTGAAGCCCTTATACATCAACTGCCATTCGGGAAAAGATTATTTTACGCTGGAGCAAGCACAAAACATCATTGAATTGAGCATTACTGCGGCCAAAGTAGCAGGTATTCCACTTTACCACGAAACCCACCGGGGCCGGATTTGTTATTCCGCCCCGATCACCCGGACCTTGCTGGAGCGCATTCCCGGAATGCGCCTGACTTTGGATATTTCCCACTGGTGTGTGGTACACGAATCTTTATTGGCTGACCAAAAAGATACCGTTGACCTGGCCCTTTCCCGTACCGACCACATCCATGCGCGGGTTGGCCATCAAGAAGGGCCACAAGTAACCGACCCGAGAGCCCCCGAATGGGCAGATGCACTCAAAGCCCACCTCGCCTGGTGGGACAAAGTGGTGGAAATGAAAGTGGCGCAAAACCAGCCGATGACCATTTTGACCGAGTTCGGGCCGCCCATGTATTTACCAACCGTGCCTTATACTCGACAACCATTGGCGGATCAATGGGCCATCAATGTGCACATGATGGAGTTGTTGCGGTCGAGGTATCTTGTAAAAAAGTAG
- a CDS encoding PorP/SprF family type IX secretion system membrane protein: protein MKQTILFSILFLPFLVKLQAQDPRFAQFYASPLHVNPAMAGVTSGSARLAVNYRDLYYSLLGSKPFRTISASWDQRFRAVQKDYFAISGSAMRDQAGLANFHLTQFNVGGSYLKQVNGGRYAANEQYLVVGAQMGFAQQSLNWSDLSFSAQFDGNGYFFDPNAPSNEAFDGQSSNPYLDFNAGGLWYAVWDDNKSLYLGGAMHHLNTPSASFTGDDQVRIFRRYTVHGGGELPLTKQLSLMPAFLFMRQGPMMSTTLGANIRYTNREWKELALRTGIWSHVNNRADRGLGLDAVIIAAIFELEKWNLGFSYDITSSGLSASNYSRGAFEMSLTYIRPDRSRSRLICPKL, encoded by the coding sequence ATGAAGCAAACCATACTTTTTTCGATCCTGTTTTTGCCATTTTTGGTGAAACTACAGGCGCAAGACCCCCGCTTCGCCCAATTTTATGCCTCCCCCCTTCACGTCAATCCCGCTATGGCGGGTGTAACCAGCGGCTCAGCACGTTTGGCGGTCAATTACCGCGACTTGTATTACAGTCTATTGGGCAGCAAACCATTCAGAACCATTTCTGCCAGTTGGGACCAGCGGTTTCGGGCGGTGCAGAAAGATTATTTTGCCATCAGTGGCTCCGCCATGCGCGACCAGGCGGGTTTGGCCAATTTTCACCTGACCCAATTCAATGTAGGAGGATCCTACCTCAAACAGGTGAATGGTGGTCGTTACGCCGCCAATGAACAATACTTGGTAGTAGGTGCTCAAATGGGGTTTGCCCAACAATCGCTCAACTGGTCGGATTTGTCCTTTTCCGCTCAATTCGATGGCAACGGGTACTTCTTTGATCCCAACGCACCCAGTAATGAAGCATTTGATGGCCAGAGCAGCAATCCATACCTCGATTTTAATGCCGGTGGTTTGTGGTATGCCGTATGGGACGACAACAAGAGTTTGTACCTGGGTGGAGCGATGCATCATCTAAATACACCCTCGGCTTCCTTTACCGGCGACGATCAGGTGCGCATTTTCAGGCGCTACACGGTACACGGTGGCGGAGAACTGCCCCTCACCAAACAATTGAGCCTGATGCCCGCCTTTTTGTTCATGCGCCAGGGGCCGATGATGAGTACAACCCTGGGGGCAAACATTCGCTACACCAATCGCGAGTGGAAAGAACTCGCCCTGCGCACGGGCATCTGGAGCCACGTCAACAACCGCGCCGACCGAGGCCTGGGGCTGGATGCCGTGATTATTGCGGCCATTTTTGAACTGGAAAAATGGAACCTTGGGTTCAGTTACGATATTACTTCCTCGGGCTTGAGTGCCTCAAATTATTCGCGGGGTGCTTTTGAAATGTCCTTAACTTATATCCGGCCTGACCGGAGTCGGTCGCGGTTGATTTGTCCGAAGTTGTAA